From one Candidatus Hydrogenedentota bacterium genomic stretch:
- a CDS encoding pentapeptide repeat-containing protein, giving the protein MPKKTQKKTVRPPYTDYLTKIIESPIAAEPRHFENATMNHISLRSFILREMNFRNANLFSADLVGADFTGSDFTGAVFAEANLDLVSFFKANLSRANLAGSSVKNTVFREAIVEGACFRNVNLRDANMTFTERLRFKKKGIQ; this is encoded by the coding sequence ATGCCTAAAAAAACGCAAAAAAAAACGGTGAGACCGCCTTATACGGACTACCTAACAAAAATCATAGAAAGTCCTATTGCCGCTGAGCCAAGACACTTTGAGAATGCAACCATGAACCACATTTCGCTGCGTTCCTTTATTTTGCGTGAAATGAACTTTCGTAATGCCAACCTTTTTTCAGCTGATCTTGTGGGCGCAGATTTTACGGGATCCGACTTTACGGGAGCTGTGTTTGCTGAAGCGAATTTAGATCTGGTCTCATTTTTTAAGGCGAATCTGAGCCGCGCAAATCTCGCCGGTTCAAGTGTTAAAAACACGGTGTTCCGCGAAGCAATTGTGGAGGGCGCTTGTTTTCGAAATGTAAATCTTCGCGACGCAAATATGACCTTCACGGAGCGGTTGCGTTTCAAGAAAAAGGGAATTCAATAG
- the glgX gene encoding glycogen debranching protein GlgX yields MHKINPEQLRVTVGRPYPIGPVVYDNGIRFSIFSRHATRVWIALFDHIEEIVPVWEYEFDPHHHRTGDIWSIFVEGLPDSVYFLYRMDGPFQPKKGHRYDREIYLLDPYAKSFVGDIHKGTMKCVAVRDKMDWNGRIRPSIPIQDLVIYETHVKGFTYGNDSGVKHPGTYRGLIEKIPHLKALGVNAVELLPIQEFGESYLGRYDRATQTELTNYWGYSNIGFFAPSLRYAVSAIRDEHLQEFREMVTALHAAGIEIILDVVFNHSSEGNEKGPTLSFRGIDNAVYYLLRDGKYLNYSGCGNTFNCNHPLMRDFILDCLRYWVAVMHIDGFRFDLASILGRDQDGNILENAPLVARIAEDPVLRDTKLIAEAWDAGGAYQVGSFGGVRWAEWNGKYRDDVRRFWRGDAGMKGAFATRLSGSADLYQHNCRGPEHSINFITCHDGFTLHDLVSYEHKHNEANGEDNRDGTNDNFSWNCGVEGESDRPEIVKTRMDYKKSMVATLFLSMGVPMILGGDEMCRTQQGNNNAYCQDNPISWYDWSKLESCPELFAFFRGLIAFRFENPVLRRTRFFVGELQSETPEKRDVSWHDRTGAEPDWNGSDNLLACHIHAHENKGVAIYMMFNATGHEQPFTLLPGLWRLRIHSAAPQGKDYFDETAAPVVQDPTFSVPPQSVVVLTSSKC; encoded by the coding sequence ATGCATAAAATTAACCCGGAACAATTGCGTGTCACTGTAGGACGCCCCTACCCCATAGGACCCGTTGTCTATGATAACGGAATCCGATTTAGTATATTCAGCCGCCATGCGACGCGGGTTTGGATTGCCTTGTTCGATCACATCGAAGAAATAGTCCCTGTGTGGGAATATGAGTTTGACCCTCACCACCACCGCACAGGAGACATCTGGTCTATTTTTGTGGAAGGGCTTCCGGACAGCGTTTATTTTCTGTATCGCATGGATGGTCCTTTTCAGCCGAAAAAGGGACACCGCTACGATCGGGAAATTTACCTCTTAGATCCCTATGCAAAATCTTTCGTTGGTGATATCCATAAAGGCACGATGAAATGCGTGGCAGTACGGGATAAAATGGATTGGAATGGACGGATACGCCCTTCCATCCCCATTCAAGATCTTGTCATTTATGAGACCCACGTAAAAGGCTTTACCTACGGGAATGACTCGGGCGTGAAACATCCGGGAACCTATCGCGGCTTAATTGAAAAGATTCCTCATTTGAAAGCCCTCGGCGTTAATGCTGTGGAGCTGCTTCCCATTCAAGAATTTGGAGAAAGTTATCTCGGCCGCTATGATCGTGCCACTCAAACAGAATTGACCAATTATTGGGGCTATAGCAACATCGGTTTCTTTGCGCCCTCCCTGCGTTACGCAGTCAGTGCCATCCGCGATGAACACTTGCAAGAATTCAGGGAGATGGTAACAGCGCTGCACGCTGCAGGCATTGAAATTATTTTGGATGTTGTTTTTAATCACAGTTCTGAAGGCAATGAAAAAGGGCCTACCCTCTCATTCCGCGGCATTGATAATGCCGTATACTATCTGCTCAGAGACGGAAAATATCTCAACTACTCCGGCTGCGGCAACACCTTCAATTGCAATCATCCGCTAATGCGCGACTTTATCTTAGACTGTTTGCGTTATTGGGTAGCCGTCATGCATATTGACGGCTTCCGCTTCGACCTCGCCTCGATTCTCGGACGCGATCAAGACGGCAATATATTGGAAAACGCGCCCCTTGTTGCACGTATCGCAGAAGATCCCGTATTACGGGACACCAAGTTGATCGCGGAAGCGTGGGACGCGGGAGGCGCGTACCAAGTTGGTTCTTTCGGCGGCGTACGATGGGCAGAGTGGAACGGTAAATATCGCGATGATGTACGACGCTTTTGGCGTGGCGATGCAGGCATGAAAGGGGCTTTCGCAACAAGACTGTCCGGCAGCGCTGATCTGTACCAGCACAACTGCCGCGGTCCCGAACACAGCATTAATTTCATCACCTGCCATGATGGATTTACGCTTCATGATCTCGTTTCCTATGAACACAAACATAACGAAGCGAATGGTGAAGATAACAGAGACGGCACCAACGACAACTTCAGTTGGAATTGCGGCGTTGAAGGAGAATCGGACCGGCCTGAAATCGTGAAGACGCGCATGGACTACAAGAAAAGCATGGTCGCGACCCTTTTTCTTTCCATGGGGGTGCCCATGATTTTGGGCGGAGATGAAATGTGCCGCACGCAACAGGGCAACAACAACGCCTATTGTCAAGACAACCCCATATCTTGGTATGACTGGTCAAAGCTCGAATCTTGCCCTGAATTGTTCGCCTTCTTTCGAGGACTTATCGCTTTCCGATTTGAAAATCCCGTATTGCGGCGAACCCGGTTCTTTGTGGGCGAACTCCAGTCGGAGACGCCTGAAAAACGAGATGTGAGCTGGCATGATCGTACAGGGGCAGAACCGGACTGGAACGGATCGGACAATCTGCTTGCCTGCCATATTCACGCCCACGAAAATAAGGGTGTTGCCATCTATATGATGTTTAATGCGACGGGACACGAGCAGCCTTTTACGTTGCTTCCCGGCTTATGGCGTCTGCGTATCCACAGTGCAGCGCCTCAGGGTAAAGACTATTTTGATGAGACTGCCGCGCCTGTCGTGCAAGATCCCACATTCAGTGTGCCTCCGCAAAGCGTGGTCGTATTAACTTCGTCGAAATGTTAA